One window of Labilithrix sp. genomic DNA carries:
- a CDS encoding sigma-70 family RNA polymerase sigma factor — protein MAAAAGAASAATRLEEHRVALTGHCYRMLGSAAEADDAVQETMVRAWKSLDRFEERAAVKTWLYRIATNVCLDALAAAKKSRVRPIDGPAGTTEDELVAYERTHWLEPIPDAKAIPSDADPSEAAVLKESIRLAFVAALQHLPPRQRAALLLTEVLGWSAAEVADALEMTVAAVNSGLQRARATLATKDVAAHTPLTAKQEELVDRYVAAFATYDVDGLVSLLRDDARFCMPPYSLWLQGRAPVRAWLLGRGSGCRGSKVVRTTGACGHPAFAHYRVNPDGGFKAFSLTVLELDESSITGWTSFLDVETLFPLFGLPLTLPE, from the coding sequence ATGGCTGCTGCTGCTGGTGCTGCTTCTGCTGCGACGCGGCTCGAGGAGCATCGGGTCGCGCTCACCGGTCACTGCTACCGCATGCTCGGCTCCGCGGCCGAGGCCGACGACGCGGTGCAAGAGACGATGGTGCGCGCGTGGAAGAGCCTCGATCGCTTCGAGGAGCGCGCGGCGGTGAAGACGTGGCTCTACCGCATCGCGACCAACGTGTGCCTCGACGCGCTCGCGGCGGCGAAGAAGTCGCGTGTGCGGCCGATCGACGGCCCGGCGGGGACGACGGAGGACGAGCTCGTCGCGTACGAGCGCACGCACTGGCTCGAGCCGATCCCCGACGCGAAGGCGATCCCCTCCGACGCCGATCCCTCCGAGGCGGCGGTGCTGAAGGAGAGCATCCGCCTCGCGTTCGTCGCCGCGCTTCAGCACCTGCCTCCGCGCCAGCGCGCGGCGCTCTTGCTCACGGAGGTGCTCGGCTGGTCCGCGGCCGAGGTGGCGGACGCGCTCGAGATGACGGTGGCGGCGGTGAACAGCGGCCTCCAGCGCGCGCGCGCGACGCTCGCGACGAAGGACGTCGCGGCGCACACGCCGCTCACCGCGAAGCAGGAGGAGCTCGTCGATCGGTACGTCGCCGCGTTCGCGACCTACGACGTCGACGGCCTCGTGTCGCTCCTCCGCGACGACGCGCGCTTCTGCATGCCGCCGTATTCGCTCTGGCTCCAGGGCCGCGCGCCGGTCCGCGCGTGGCTCCTCGGCCGCGGCAGCGGCTGCCGCGGCTCGAAGGTCGTCCGCACGACCGGCGCCTGCGGCCACCCCGCCTTCGCGCATTACCGCGTGAACCCCGACGGCGGCTTCAAGGCCTTCTCCCTCACCGTCCTCGAGCTCGACGAATCCTCCATCACCGGCTGGACCTCCTTCCTCGACGTCGAGACGCTGTTCCCCCTCTTCGGCCTGCCGCTGACGCTGCCCGAATAA
- the ligD gene encoding non-homologous end-joining DNA ligase: protein MVAVSNADRVVFPAIGRTKGDVVAYYERIAPRALPHLLARPLSLRRFPKGLAGPGFFQKNVPAHYPPTFGRFEAPRQPRRGEKAPGITSYPVITEAEHLPYVANQGAIELHVTTSRIEDITHPDRVVIDLDPPEGADVALVRRAAHLARDVVGTLGLETTPVATGSKGYHLVARLAPSIDAEDLALAMHRAAAILAEAHPDTLTIAFRTALRGERVFVDWLRNRTMATAIAPYSLRAKPRASVATPLTWAELDSVAPDTFTIADLERLLERDDPLAALPPSDARRFANNVETMFNAAGIVLERFDRFRS from the coding sequence ATGGTCGCCGTCTCGAACGCGGACCGCGTCGTGTTCCCCGCCATCGGCCGCACGAAGGGCGACGTCGTCGCGTATTACGAGCGCATCGCGCCGCGCGCGCTGCCGCACCTGCTCGCGCGCCCGCTCTCGCTCCGGCGCTTCCCGAAGGGCCTCGCCGGCCCCGGCTTCTTCCAGAAGAACGTGCCCGCGCACTACCCGCCGACGTTCGGCCGCTTCGAGGCGCCGCGCCAGCCGCGGCGGGGCGAGAAGGCGCCCGGCATCACGAGCTACCCCGTGATCACGGAGGCGGAGCACCTCCCCTACGTCGCGAACCAGGGCGCGATCGAGCTCCACGTCACGACGTCGCGGATCGAGGACATCACTCACCCCGATCGCGTCGTCATCGACCTCGATCCGCCGGAGGGCGCCGACGTCGCGCTCGTCCGCCGCGCGGCGCACCTCGCGCGCGACGTCGTCGGCACGCTCGGCCTCGAGACCACGCCGGTCGCGACGGGCTCGAAGGGCTATCACCTCGTCGCGCGCCTCGCCCCGAGCATCGACGCGGAGGACCTCGCGCTCGCGATGCATCGCGCCGCCGCGATCCTGGCGGAGGCGCACCCCGACACGTTGACGATCGCGTTCCGCACCGCGCTCCGCGGCGAGCGCGTCTTCGTCGACTGGCTCAGGAACCGCACGATGGCGACCGCGATCGCGCCCTACTCGCTGCGCGCGAAGCCGCGCGCCTCGGTCGCGACGCCGCTGACGTGGGCGGAGCTCGACTCCGTCGCGCCCGACACGTTCACGATCGCCGACCTCGAGCGCCTGCTCGAGCGCGACGACCCGCTCGCGGCCCTCCCGCCGAGCGACGCCCGCCGCTTCGCGAACAACGTCGAAACGATGTTCAACGCGGCAGGCATCGTTCTCGAGAGATTCGACCGATTCCGGAGCTGA
- a CDS encoding TIGR02452 family protein, with translation MSFDFTYTPSRGPDRSQARRQGEEAVTITERGSYVAPSGREVSVAAGVERAVQGTVDVRPEESVALPSPGARPTRTSVVNGTSLASARALALRGAHPYVLNFASAKNPGGGFLGGARAQEESLARSSALYACIRRSPMYAHHRAHGDCLYTDWMIHSPSVPVFRDDDTGALLEEPYLCSFLTAPAPNAGVVLEREPDRAAEVERTMRARVRRSLAIAAREGHRHLVLGAWGCGVFKNDPAVVAGAYRSELDGAFAGVFDEVVFAVLDWSDDRRFVRPFAERF, from the coding sequence ATGAGCTTCGATTTCACCTACACCCCGTCCCGCGGACCCGATCGATCGCAGGCGCGCCGCCAAGGCGAGGAGGCGGTCACGATCACGGAGCGCGGCTCGTACGTCGCGCCGTCCGGGCGCGAGGTCTCCGTCGCCGCCGGCGTCGAGCGCGCGGTCCAGGGGACCGTCGACGTCCGGCCGGAGGAGAGCGTCGCGCTCCCGAGCCCCGGCGCGCGTCCCACGCGCACGAGCGTCGTGAACGGCACGAGCCTCGCGTCGGCGCGGGCGCTCGCGCTGCGCGGCGCGCATCCGTACGTCCTGAACTTCGCGTCGGCGAAGAACCCGGGCGGAGGCTTCCTCGGCGGCGCGCGCGCACAAGAGGAGTCGCTCGCGCGATCGAGCGCGCTCTACGCGTGCATCCGCCGCTCGCCGATGTACGCCCATCACCGCGCGCACGGCGACTGCCTCTACACCGACTGGATGATCCACTCGCCGAGCGTCCCGGTGTTCCGCGACGACGACACCGGCGCGCTCCTCGAGGAGCCGTACCTCTGCTCCTTCCTCACCGCCCCCGCTCCGAACGCGGGCGTGGTGCTGGAGCGCGAGCCCGATCGCGCGGCGGAGGTGGAGCGCACGATGCGCGCGCGCGTCCGGCGTTCGCTCGCGATCGCCGCGCGCGAAGGGCACCGCCACCTCGTCCTCGGGGCGTGGGGCTGCGGCGTCTTCAAGAACGATCCCGCCGTCGTCGCCGGCGCGTACCGCTCCGAGCTCGACGGCGCCTTCGCGGGCGTCTTCGACGAGGTGGTGTTCGCGGTCCTCGATTGGTCGGACGACCGCCGCTTCGTGCGCCCGTTCGCGGAGCGCTTCTAG
- a CDS encoding DUF4272 domain-containing protein produces the protein MTKTRNATDVARRCLCLELLAQRSLLESDEEEPLAGREAARAQWSSRIADLGVADTLSSEERALLDAPVGALSEDERDDLDGRSAGAAVLLWALGRAPQRPTFALADDVIAEHGLLGDGSISAARAAAEGATLRAASELDAAIASYRRARGKAKDPSDAEQIYAGIGAHHLEWIVDASMSFDDDLAT, from the coding sequence ATGACGAAGACGCGCAACGCCACCGACGTCGCTCGCCGTTGCCTCTGCCTCGAGCTCCTCGCGCAGCGATCGCTCCTCGAGAGCGACGAGGAGGAGCCCCTCGCCGGCCGCGAGGCCGCGCGGGCGCAGTGGAGCAGCCGCATCGCCGACCTCGGCGTCGCGGACACGCTCTCGAGCGAGGAGCGCGCGCTGCTCGACGCGCCGGTCGGCGCGCTGAGCGAGGACGAACGCGACGACCTCGACGGTCGCTCCGCCGGGGCGGCGGTGTTGCTCTGGGCGCTCGGCCGCGCCCCCCAGCGCCCCACGTTCGCGCTCGCCGACGACGTCATCGCCGAGCACGGCCTCCTCGGCGACGGCTCGATCTCCGCCGCGCGCGCCGCGGCCGAGGGCGCGACGCTGCGCGCAGCGAGCGAGCTCGACGCCGCGATCGCGAGCTACCGGCGCGCGCGCGGCAAGGCGAAGGACCCGTCCGACGCCGAGCAGATCTACGCCGGCATCGGCGCGCACCACCTCGAGTGGATCGTCGACGCGTCGATGAGCTTCGACGACGATCTCGCTACTTGA